The genomic stretch GATAAGCAGATATTCCAATGTCGGATGGGTGCGGGCGATAATTTCAACCGTTGGTTTGTAGTTAGGGGTAAACAACAAAGTTACAATAGCGGCAATAACTACTGCTATGGCTGAGGCTTTAATGATGGTATAAATAGATCTTAAAATTAATTTTGGATCGGTAATAACTATGCCGAGCGACAAACTTAGTAGTGGATATAGTAGCGGGGCAATTAGCATACTGCCAATAATTATGGCCCCACTATTAATTAACAGTCCAAAAGTTGCCATTACAATCGACAGTGACATCATTAAAAAAAAGTCCTGCCGCGGTGAGCTATTGGCAATTAGACTTTGGATTGCTTTTTCTTTGTCAGCATCAGACAGATGCATAAAAAGCGGTAAGGCCATAGTTTAATTGTACGAAAAAT from Candidatus Buchananbacteria bacterium CG10_big_fil_rev_8_21_14_0_10_42_9 encodes the following:
- a CDS encoding TIGR00341 family protein, translated to MALPLFMHLSDADKEKAIQSLIANSSPRQDFFLMMSLSIVMATFGLLINSGAIIIGSMLIAPLLYPLLSLSLGIVITDPKLILRSIYTIIKASAIAVVIAAIVTLLFTPNYKPTVEIIARTHPTLEYLLIAIVAGLAASFSLIKPELNERFAGVAISVALIPPLAVNGIGIAWVNWEVLRQSLLLYIINVIGVVFSSLVVFSLMNLHRQRKVTQKAVKKEEQIIKKEQESIDETT